The genomic segment ATTCATTTTATTGTTCTTTGTAGGACATTGTATACTCCTTTTCTtcattatatgatttgtttattAATAACCTATTTTGTTCTTTCACAAACTCACACTTACACTTTAGTATGAATTTATAATGCCGACTAGCTTGTATTAATACCAGATGAGTTTTCACTGTATTCTAGATCTAAACTACTGTGTTAAATGTTAATCTTATAATCCTTCAATATAAATCCATCCACTAatgttttccttctttttttctcTCCCTCCTCCGTCCACATTGTTTCTCAATAAAGGTTTTGTCCGAAGATTTGCCTAATGCTATTGCTAAAATATCATTCCCAAAGTCAATGCGCTGGAATTCTCAGGTTTGTACAATTTAAAGTTTAAGGTTGCTTTGTGAAAACATAAATATTGAGGtgtaagtttcattttatatataattaagctAACTACTTGACTTAGGTTGCACATGAATATATTATAAGGGATAGAGTAAGTGGGTTGGGTTTGTTTTGGTTTATTGGACGTTAACtattatcttgtatttttttttggatGGTAGACAATGTGCTTCAATTTTCAGGCCAATGCTTAATATGTTTATGTAGTATTTTCTATAATAGCCATGGATTCTTTGGAAACAACATAAGCTTCCTAGTATTTTCTTAAGTCCCATCCTAGTGTAATGAAATATCTATTGCGAGTAAATTTGTTCTCAAAGAAAGGAATTGAAATTCCAAAAATGTCTTCTGATAAGCACTTAGGCTTTGTTTTGCTAGTTGTGGATTGTTTACTTGTGAGTTGTTGGATGATGGCAATATTATTCAGAAGTCTGTTTACCCTTGGGTAATCTGCCCATCAGAATAGGGTATTACCAATTGAATGCAATTATTGCTTTTTCGGAGTTTTGCTTTATGCTATTGCCTTTTTGGAGTTTTGGTTTATGAGTAACCATCAACTATCAGTAACTTTGTTAATCCTATTTAGTAAATTCTTTATATATACACTTGCAGGTGGAATTTGTTCTCTTTTCGGATATTTAAGATTTTAGAAATGAGTAGATTGGTTCCCTTTTGTCCTACTTCAATTGGATAAATAAAAGATGGCTTGTGTTACTGCTGTTTTAATGTAGGTTATGTTTAGCAGACCCATTCGATGGATATTGGCGCTCCATGGAGATGTAGTTGTGCCATTTACATTTGCTGGAATTTTAAGGTAAAATATAACtcaagattttatttatttatgtatattatttttctaacttgtttttgtttgtattttttttctcatattgcACTTGCAATGAATGCTTTCTGTCAAGTCGTTGGTGATCTTTCTTGTTTGCTCAATTATGTCTCACCTCAATGCATGTGAAGATGTTTTCAATCTACATTATTATTGCGGGCTAAGCCCACTATGGTAAATGCATAGTAAACTTCACCTCTGTTACAGAAACATGTTGCACATTCAGTAgtcatgaaaattattttttgCTTTTATGCTGATTACAGAGTATTCATTGATCTATCTAATTTCTTATTAGCTGACAATTTTTTggtgttttgtgttttttttaagtGTACAAATTATTACTCTATGCATGTTTGTTGTTTGTTTTGGTGTATTTATGCATGAAGATACAATGTTtgtataataattattttatgctATTACAGTGGGAACAATTCCTTTGGTCTTCGCAACTCTCCTTCAGCTACATTTATGGTACGTGGGAACTTTCCATTATATTAAATTTCTATATTCATTTTCTTTAAATGTAGTCGTAGACTTACTGTTTGTTTTTCTCTGATTTCTTATGGGGTATGATATATATGTAAAGAAAAGGTTTATGGCATAGTTGCCCCATGAATTTGTCATAGTGGTGGTTGAGACAAAATGGGAAATCATGCCCTTGAATTTACAAATAGTAGCAACTAGCAGTTAACTCTGAACTGTTAACTTTGAAATGAATTATTGACACTTTTTCCCTTTGAATAATTCGTGAATTCACTATATAGGTTTTGAGTTTGATGGCCAAGTTATGTAAGATTTAATGACCTAATTGCAAAAAAGTATGTCAAGAAGCAttttgttaatttaaaaaaaatatgttaagtggttctttttttcttttttctatatatatataatgcatgAGAATCTTCttgatatattttatgtttataagGACTGAgcttggtttttttattttattgtttaaatgTTTTTATGCATTTCAAGAATTTCTAGTATGTGTTTGATGGAATAATTGTGTATTTCAAAGAAAACCTTGGGTAGAGCTTCTCTCTAGATGGAGCTTAATTTTTGgctttcttctttctcttctttgttttgtttgtgtgtgtatatatttttaaaagaagCAACACTGTATTACTGTTAATGAGGAAATAATAGAAGGATAGTACGAATGAAATCAcatcaaaatacaaaatacaaTGTCATGGCTACAATAAGAAACTCCAGTCTCTAACTAAATCAGCAAACAAGAAATCCTTGAAATCTTTTGCAATCTCTATTTATGTTTATTCAGATGTTTTCGCAAAATATCAACTCTTTGTtatcaaagaaaagaaaaggaaaggaaagaaaatgAAAATGGGTGTGGTACTTTATCAGTGCTGATATTGTTCTTAATATATATGTTTCATATTAATACATTTATTAAAGTATTAAATAGGGCAAATGCTTGtcaaaaaaaaaagggggggacAAATGCTGTCTTTACCTAATATACTTGGATGAATATTATTGCAGGTAGAAACAGCAGAATCTTATGTGGATCAGATAAAAGATACTGGAATAAATATTGAAATTGAGGTACTATAATGTGATTTTGGCCTCGTAACCTTCTAGTATTTACTTTCTTTTGTCCCAAATTTTGTTTATCAGTGATGATCCATTGAAATCATTTTTCTCAGAAACGGAAGAAAACAATTTTGGAGCAGTCCAATGCATTAGCCAAAAGTGTAGAGGGACATGTGGTTTTTCAGGAGGGCTTACTTAACGAGGTAGGCGAGCTTTTCATGTTAATGGAACTTTGTTTGGAATGCATTCTTAAAAAGGAATTGTGCAGATAAGGCTTCGGGTTgtacttttcatttaaaaataacaagaaaatatattttaggtTGCAAATCTGGTTGAGGCCCCTGTTCCTGTCCTTGGAGAGTTCAAAGAGTCCTTTCTAGAGCTTCCAAGTGACCTTCTGACTATGGTAAGTTATCACTTGAACTAGTTTTGTTGCAAGGTGTCTTCTGTATGTTCTAATGGTGTAAGTAGTCCAAACAAACAAAATTTTCCTTGGGTACAGCTGCTTTCGTGGCTGTATTCTCTCAAGAAAGCAAAAACATTTATATGCATTTTTCCTCGGCGTGAGACAATATGCTTTGTTTCTCTTGTATTACATTCTAGGTTTTATGTCGCAATTGCTTGTATCATTATGTCTAGTGTTACAAATAATCTGTTAACATGATGCAGGTTATGCAGAAACATCAAAAGTATTTTGCCTTAACTGATGCAAACGGAAAGCTTTTGCCTTACTTCATTGCTGTGAGACATACTCACTCATTGTATATGAGTTAACCTAATGTCTTCGTTGTTGCCTTTGTAGTGATAAAAGCTTAACATTTTCTCTCAGGTGGCAAATGGAGTAATTGATGAAAAGGTGGTGAGAAAAGGAAATGAAGCTGTACTTAGGTAAACAGTGTGTCACAACATTCATTTATTTGTTTCTGTGGAAAAAAAAATGACATTGATCTATCGCTAGTTTCATATTTAGTTTTGGACCTCATAAGAGCATTTATTAGCTTATGGAAAAGATTAAAATGCTTTCTCTATCCCAATTCTGTTTTGGATCATTGAGAAGCTGTGTTACTTAATTTAACGTTAAAGCTAGATTGTTGAACTGGATTGGCTGTATCCCCTACCTTCAACATTCTTGGATTACATGGCTGAGTAACTCTATTGTGAATCAGACCCTGGATATACTCCTCTTCTATGGcagtttcttttaaaaaaataaaaaaatccatGAAGTGTTACCAATGGACTGTGGTCAATAACTGTGTGCAGAGCGCGCTACGAAGATGCAAAATTTTTTTACGAGTTGGACACACGGAAAAGATTTTCAGAATTCCGAAGCCAACTGAAAGGGATTCTTTTTCATGTAAGCTATTTCCCTTTCAAAGAGGAAAACATATTTTCTTGATAGTTTAACAGTTGAATGATTTTTAAACCAAGAATAAAGCTATCTAACTCCTCATATTATATTCCAAAATGTGACATAAAACAGGAGAAGCTAGGAACAATGCTGGACAAGATGATTCGTGTACAAAACATGGTTGAGAAACTAAGTTTGGCCCTGAAAATTGATAACAATATGCATCGAGTTGTCAAAGATGCAGCATCACTTGCTATGTCTGATCTTGCTACTGCAGTCGTTACAGAATTTACATCTCTTTCTGGAATAATGGCCCGTCATTATGCTCTTAGAGATGGCTATTCGGAGCAGGTAGTTTATCACTAATATTCttgtttatatgtattttatgtaTATCTGTAGTTAGGATTAATCCTCTTTTATTTTGCATTTCATAATTGCAGATATCAGAGGCTTTGTTTGAGATCACTCTTCCTAGATTCTCAGGAGATTTACTTCCTAAGACTGATGTTGGGATTGTTTTGTCTATCGCTGACAGGTAACACCTAATTTATAGGTTCCTTCTTTAATCTTTGATTTTTACAGTTCATTGTTTGCCAAATATGTTTTATTGTAAACTTTAGCGATCACTCATGTCTTACAAGCTTTGGTTGTATTTTTTTTCCTAATAAAATTAGTTTATAAGcccattatttaaataattattcatgGTTTTGCTTGGATAAGTAAGTGATTGGACTGATATTTTATGAACAACATGAGATGCTTGCTAATATTAACGGGGAATACCTGTGCAGATTAGATAGTCTAGTTGGCCTATTTGCTGCTGGCTGTCAGCCTAGCTCCAGTAATGACCCATTTGGTCTGCGAAGAATCTCATATGGTCTTGTAAGTAGTTTTGATATTATTGATATTattgatattttgatattttgaGGGTCAACTAATTAAACACTTTACAACTCCTTTATTTTTTTGCTCCAGGTCCAAGTCTTGGtagaaaatgataaagatctgGACTTGAAAGAAGCTTTGCAACTTGCTGCAGATGTTCAGTCCTTCAAAGTAGAAGCTGATATTGTAGATAATGTGAGAAATGGACTATTGTAGATATTTTGCAAAACTCAATATGgttacaattttaattttaatgctttcAGCAACCATGTTTTTAGAAAGAAGTAGGAGAGAGGTTGGCACTACTCTGCCAATTAGAAATGGTCTTCTCGACGAATCCATCTTGACTAGTTAGCTTTAAAATTTAATGGTTATTGTTTCTCAGTCTGTCATTGTAGGAGGTTAGTTTCACCCTAAGTTTAAGCGTGCCTAAATTTATTATCTATCTTAACAGTCCTTTTCACATATATGTTTAGCACACATGAATAGGGTGACCCTATTATGGATTTATGTGAGTGAGAATCCTAGGAATAGGCACAATCATATTTTGGGTCCAATGCCTGGAAAGTAAAGAGAAATTGAAATTTAGTTGCACTTGCATGAGTAAGATTTTCTGTTCTAATATCTTCTTACATCCAACTCTCTTAAAAGCTTACCTAGCCCATACAATGTCTTCTTCATATGTTGCTGCTTTGATATTACTGTGTTTATTTGTCATGCTTCATGCTGTTCAATTATGATGGTTGCTCCCTCATTGTTTTTTCCTATCTTTTGCAGGCGCATCAATTTGTCATCCGTAGATTAGAGCAATTTTTGGTGTGTAAAAACTCTCCCTTTTTTTTCCCTCACGTTTTACCATTGTATATTTTTGCTGTGTGAGAGCCCCATCGTTAATATCTGAACATAATGCATGTTTTGTTAAAATTACATATTAATGACCTAAGATTTGTTTCTTAAAACAAAAAATCTTATCATAGTCTATGGCAGTGACTGATCAAGTATGGTTTTGGAGCTCAGAAATTTCTTACTTGCTTCTGATAGGCTACCCCatttcaaaccaaaaccaaatAAGTTAAAATTCCCCGGTTATTTGATGATGTGTCTTAAAGCTGAACAACTTATACCAATCTTCCGTTGCCTCTGTCTAATTCCCCCCTCCCCTCCTCATTCTAAAATTGATACAAACCATGAAGTATTTATCAAATTATGATTTTTGATTGGAAAGTTGCTTTCTATTCACTCTCCAATTTAGTGTATAGATGCATTCTGGGTAATGAGTATTATTTGGACCATGAAATCATTTACATGCACATGTTTACCTTTTGGATACAGGTTGACAAGGGTACAAGTTCTGAAGTGGTTCGTTCTATCCTCGCAGAGCGAGCCAACATTCCTTCTCTGGCAGCAAAGTCTGCAATTAAAGTGAGTGACTATGTTTGCCtcctattttttttccttttgtaattACTTGCTGAACCTACAGGAAGCTTTTGTTGAATGACAGCAGCCACATGTGTATTCTAGATTTTGTGCTAACTATTAGTATATGCACTGATTAATGTCTGTAACTTTTTTTCCCTTATCGTGAAGGTAGTTATTTCACTGCTGTTGAATCTGTTACTGTTTTCCGCAAGAATTCAATATCTTTATGCTGTTAAAGCTTTCTAAGCTTTGGTATTATAAAATGTTGACATCTGCATTGCACCACACCTAATCACTTCTAAAACTCCTTGGCTACTGAATTTTTATTGTTAATAGGTCCTTGTATGGACTAAGTAAGTTCTCCACTGAGAGAACTTTAGTGTCCCATTTGTACCTGAAGGGACTGATGCCATGCATTTCATGTTCTGCAAGAGATTCTATATTTCTTGACTTTTGTAAAGACTGCGGCAAAGATCATAGTGTAGAATCAGATTTTGACTTTTGTGAAGACTGATGCCATGCATTTCATGTTCTGCAAGAGATTCATATTTCTTGACTTTTGTGACGACTGCGGCAAAGATCGAAGTGTGGGATGAGATTTTGGGGTGTACTCAATTATTCAATACTATTGTTCAGATTGTTTGTGTCAATAGAATTTCATAGATTGTCCCCGTGCATACATAGACAAATTCTATGGTTAATAATCTTACATTCTTTGGTGCACAATGTATAATCTTGTGTATTCTTAATCTAATCTAGTCCACAATTATTGGTTGTAGATGGATACCTTGTCAAAAGGGAAGCTTTTTCCTAAGGTAATAGAAGCATATTCTCGTCCCACCAGAATTGTTCGTGGAAAGAATGCAGACTCTGAAGTTGAGGTACTATTTCAGATTATATGAATAGATTTCTTGTATTATGTGTTTAGAAGTTATGTCCATGCGTGTTTTTAGCTTGTTTTTGGTTTATTCTTAATTGATTAAAAACAACTTCGTTCTCTAGAGATGTGTCGAGTACAAAGTATTGCTTTACATCATCATCCCAAGCATATTTGGATCTCCTAATTCTATTAAATTTTTAGAACGAGTCTACAATCTTGATTTTCTTTTCCTCTGCTCCACATGTTATCTAAATTGTtctgaaagaaaaacaaaatgtaTTGAGTAAATATGGTTTACTAATTGCTCATCTAGTTTCAACAATTACTGCTTGTCTAAAATAATTAGATTGATAAATATATGTTGTATCTCATAATTTTAATGGGTCacaatgtttatgttttcttaatTATTCTTTCGGTTTGTTCAAAATATTTGTCAGGTGGACGAGGCTATCTTTGAGACAAAAGAGGAGAAAGCTCTATGGAACGCTTTCCTATCAGTTAGAAGCAAAATAAATTCGGGTACTTTCAGTTTTGTAATTTAGGTTTTCAACTTTTCATAGTGAAATTTTGTTTCGAAGCTCATCAGGTAACAAAATAATGCTGGCAATATGAGTAACCTTAATATTTTACTTCTCTTGTCTAACAGGTGTTGATGTCGATGACTTTATTGATGCATCATCAGAGCTTCTTCAACCACTTGAGGATTTCTTCAATAACGTCTTTGTAATGGTGGTACGTCTCTGTCAACTTGTTTATTTTGTACATATAAGAGGGAGAGAAAACCTGATCTTCAATATCATAACATAGTCTGAAAAAGTTtacattgttaaaaaaaattatataaaaatagaaGAGCATAATCTATTATTTTAAGATAAACATCCAATGTACAAACTAAACTGCTACTCAAAGTAGCTAGGTCACTTTTATCCCCATCACTCCCTCAATAGCATGCTATCAAAATCATCTTTGTTAGGCTTTCCTAAAAGGAGAAATTAACAAGATTCACATTGCTGGATTTTGAAGTAAAGATTCAAAGCTTTGATTTGTGCATCTCATGTTGATTTTACAAATTTGGGCGTGTGGGATTTGATAGTGTTTCACTATTGGTAATCAGAATTAACACTTATCTTGCCAGTTACAACACTGATATCATTCATTCCTATGTAATaaaatgagaaagaaaatgaTTATGCAATTATGATTTCTGTTTTTTAATTCTCTTACGAAATTTATATATTTTGGCATCAATTATTTAGTTAGAATTTGTTGCAAAAACAAACTTTGTGGCACACTTAGAAAGCTGCATCTTTCAAGttatgaatgaaaatgaaaaacgTTGGTTGTGTTtgttaaaatttttgtttttgaaattattttatttttgtttttttatttttaaaaaataaaaatatgtttggtaactatttttgttttttgtttttaaaaacaaaaaataataaacgagTTTGataatttctattcttatttttttgtttaacaatataaggtgatttgaagaaaagaagaaaaaatgaatGGAAAAAAtgaaaactatttaaaaaaaatttgaaagtgaaatttttttattttcaaaatttaataaattttagttaaaatttaaaaaaaataataaataaaaatagagttatcaaacacattttatgtttaatttctaaatttctaattaattaaataaaaaattattttttttaagtgttaccaaacaactcCGTTGTTAACATAATTTATGAACAGGAGGACGAAAGAATTCGGAACAACAGGCTTGCCGTGCTCAACAAAATTGCTGACCTTCCTAGAGGCATTGCTGATCTTTCAGTGTTGCCTGGATTTTAGGTTATTCTAAAGAGATGagctcttttttcttttctttctcaagtttcataatttttttgGAAATAAGAATGTAGGaagagaaactattttaaatgtTCTTTTTTGCCGGCTTATTGTACATGTAATGTTTTCTatgtaataaataaaacatatccaattgggatataaatatttataatctcAATATTATTGACCCTTGTAGATGTGAGAAATTTTTTGTGGAAACTTGTGGCTGTTTCGAAGAGGAAATATTAAAAAAGGGGGTAAAATATGTTAGTTGAAacattatttctctttgatttCTTACAATATTTTAAAGAGTACTGTAATAAGAACATGAAATTATGTTAGTATCTATGTTCTGGTAAAAATTGTAAAGTGTCCGTTTTGATTGATATGAAAACATTGAAAAACATGAAATACAAGTGTAAAAATGCGGTTCAACTACTAAACCCTAACATAATATTTCATTATGAAAATTTGACAACTTCTCACAAGTCATAGAAcaatatatatgtcatttgatgaATTTGGGTGAAGTAAAGCCTTTTTTTTTGTCAGTTtaatttgatatgattttggacAAATCATCCcaccaaaaaaatatattatagatTGTTTTATTTTTGCTCAGGCCTTTGTTTGTAATCTATTGGTTGATCAATAAATTTTCCTTTttgatcaaaaaaataaaaaatgattggtgaaaatagatttttttacaATGTCATTCTTTTAATAATTGTTTGCAAAATGATTTTTGTGGATTCTAAACACTGCATGTTGGGGATTTTCAgcaatatatgaaatttttttgacAATACGGTTTGGAATTTTTTACATGGCATTTGGAATCCTAATAGAGTGTTGGGGCGTGTAGAaagttattttataaaaaaatttcgaAACAAGACTATTGtgcaaaataattataaaaagtaAGTCATTTGGTCAAATACTAAACATAAATATTAACTTATATAATCATAAATATAAACTAGTGGTCCTatacctctctctctctttataaAAGTTTGATCTCCTTTTTCATGATGTCAATagcaattaaaataataaattttagttaTATATACAGGGAACGACTACGGTGTTTTGTCAACACCGGTGTTGACAAAAGTTGGTTTTAGCATATACAGTGTATATTGTAGTCATTTAGAATAtcccacaaattttcaagaaattccgaataatttacggtgcaaaatacaaggttcaaacagTTGAATTTTACACTTATACCTGCTTTTGAGTGAACGTGTGCAAGAAGCTATTAGAACATTGTTTTCTGCaccataaattatttaaaatttcttgAAACTTTATGGAAAGTTCTAAATGACTACAATATACactattataataaaataatagaatttaTAACTATACGCATGTCgaaaccaattttttttaacaccATAATTGTTCCCTATGTATATATTCATTTTTCTCAAATCTTATTCCAACAAATATACAATAAGCATGTTTGGCATGCCATTGAAAATATTTGTAAGGTTTAAAAGCTACTTTGAGACTCGATAGATTAATTTTTTAAAAGCTATTTTGGGACTCgatagattaattttttttaaatatactttTTGTTTTTGGAAGTtctattttatgtatttttttaataataaattttctattttatctttattctaattaattatattaaaacaTATTTTTGTGATTAGGAAATATATTCTAAAATAGACTATCCGAACAAGTAATTATGGCTTAGTTCTAGTAAAAGTAACAGCTATATCAAACAAGTACAATAAATTTAAGTCAGAGACTTGGAgaaacaaagttttttttttttttttttgaaaatgaaATAGCAACTTCATTGAAATATTAGCATTCTGAATACAAAAGAGCTTGTAAATCAGCCCAAACATTATGCTCAAAAATGCTACAACCAGAAAGAAATCGAGAGTGTCTAGCAACAGCATGTGCTACTCGATTTGCTGATCGCTTAATAAAACGTAAATGCACATTATGTAGAGAAGATAACAAAATTTGACAATCCTGAATAAGCAAACCAAAAATAGAAGACATGATTTGATTACTACGAATGCTCTGAACAGAAAGCATACTATCGGTCTCAATCTCTACATTATGCCAGTTCTTGCTCTTGATCCAACTAAGAGCTTCCTTAATTCCCATCGCTTCAACAACCTCAGCTGGAAAAAATCCTCCTTGATAGCAAGTCTTTGCTTCAATAAGTCTGCCCGAGCTATCCCTCGCCACTAATCCAAAACCATACGAACATTCTCGTTGAAAAAGCACTGCATCAACATTTATCTTGATTTGATTCGTTCCTGGTTTAATCCAAGACTCAGACCTAGCATCATTGTTTTCAAGAGACAGTGATAATAAGATTGTTTTATCCTGAGCCTTTCGCCAATGATCAAGAGTGACAGAAGCTGATGCAATAACCTCTTCGACAGAGGAGGTTTTTCTTTTCCAAACAGTTTCATTTCGGGCTTTCCAAACCGCCCAACAAACCATAGCAGCACGACAAACCTCCTCAGCATCGAAAGTCTGCTGTATATACTCAAACCAGTTACCAAAAGTGGACAGTGTGGCCATGCTAGAATATGCCTCGAAAGAAGACCAACAAGAGCTGGCGAAATCACATGTGAGCAAGGCATGTGTGGTGGTCTCAACATGGTTATTACAGACAGGACACATTGCTGAGATTTGCACTTGTTTTGTGACAAGGTGGAAGCATGTTGGTAAGCATTCAGCAATGGCACGCCACAAAAAATTTGTAACTTTAGGTGGGATCTTCAAGTGCCATAGTTTTCGCCAGAATCCAGAGTTGTTGGAACCTGGTTGGTTAGGCTTTTGGAGTTGCAACAGAGTGTAGGCACTACGGACTGTGAATAGGCCTGATCGATCTCCTGACCAAGACCAGAAATCGGAATCAGCGTTGTCACTCAGAGGAATTCCTAAAATCAGGCCGGCATCCCGAGCTGAGAATAGATCATGGACGACTTCATGATCCCAGCAACGACGCCCAACTTCGAATAAGGAGCTGACAGCTTGATTGAGCAGTCCAGGGTGAGTAGAAGAAGCAAATCTGTTGTCCGAATCTAGCAGCCACGGATGGCCAGTAATACTAGTGTTATCACCGTTGCCAATAGTGCGAACAACTCCCAAACGAACCAAGTCTTGAGCACCCCAAATACTGCGCCAAACAAAGCTTGGATTTTGACCAAGATTAGCTGAAAGGAAATCTGAATTAGGGAAGTACCTGGCTTTAAGGACTCTCCCCACAAGAGAATCGGGTTTGCACAACATTCTCCAACCTTGTTTTGCAAGCATAGCAAGATTAAAATCATGAAGATGTCGGAAACCCATACCGCCCTCGTCCTTAGGCGCGGCCAAACGATCCCAAGACATCCAGATAATGCCACGACCTTTACTTGAGTTTGTCTTCCACCAAAAACTAGCCATAAGTTTTTCAATATCATTACAGGTGCCGATGGGTAGGAGGAAAACACTCA from the Humulus lupulus chromosome X, drHumLupu1.1, whole genome shotgun sequence genome contains:
- the LOC133807219 gene encoding glycine--tRNA ligase, chloroplastic/mitochondrial 2 isoform X1 encodes the protein MAILAFPLVISFLKPQASRITFHLYAAKSFPTRFPKPFAASRRFAGTPVSAKSASSATAEAPQHSNSEPRKSSVLTFQQAIQRLQEYWASVGCAIMQCSNTEVGAGTMNPLTFLRVLGPEPWNVAYVEPSIRPDDSRYGENPNRLQRHTQFQVILKPDPGNSQDLFIGSLSALGIDVRAHDIRFVEDNWESPVLGAWGLGWEIWMDGMEITQFTYFQQAGSLQLSPISVEITYGLERILMLLQGVDHFKKIQYADGITYGELFMENEKEMSAYYLEHASVEHLQKHFDFFEEESRFLLASGLPIPAYDQLLKTSHTFNILDSRGFVGVTERARYFGRMRSLARQCAQLWLKTRETLEYPLGVVSEPVSLVCPKELLEAAVKRVGDNSRLFVLEIGTEEIPPQDVVDASQQIKDLMLQFLDKQRLSHGEVEAFGTPRRLVVFVEDLCTKQEENEVEVRGPPASKAFDDQGNLTKAGVGFCRRYSVPLDALYRKVDGKTEYLYARIKESSRHAVEVLSEDLPNAIAKISFPKSMRWNSQVMFSRPIRWILALHGDVVVPFTFAGILSGNNSFGLRNSPSATFMVETAESYVDQIKDTGINIEIEKRKKTILEQSNALAKSVEGHVVFQEGLLNEVANLVEAPVPVLGEFKESFLELPSDLLTMVMQKHQKYFALTDANGKLLPYFIAVANGVIDEKVVRKGNEAVLRARYEDAKFFYELDTRKRFSEFRSQLKGILFHEKLGTMLDKMIRVQNMVEKLSLALKIDNNMHRVVKDAASLAMSDLATAVVTEFTSLSGIMARHYALRDGYSEQISEALFEITLPRFSGDLLPKTDVGIVLSIADRLDSLVGLFAAGCQPSSSNDPFGLRRISYGLVQVLVENDKDLDLKEALQLAADVQSFKVEADIVDNAHQFVIRRLEQFLVDKGTSSEVVRSILAERANIPSLAAKSAIKMDTLSKGKLFPKVIEAYSRPTRIVRGKNADSEVEVDEAIFETKEEKALWNAFLSVRSKINSGVDVDDFIDASSELLQPLEDFFNNVFVMVEDERIRNNRLAVLNKIADLPRGIADLSVLPGF
- the LOC133807219 gene encoding glycine--tRNA ligase, chloroplastic/mitochondrial 2 isoform X2 — encoded protein: MLRKYAYVEPSIRPDDSRYGENPNRLQRHTQFQVILKPDPGNSQDLFIGSLSALGIDVRAHDIRFVEDNWESPVLGAWGLGWEIWMDGMEITQFTYFQQAGSLQLSPISVEITYGLERILMLLQGVDHFKKIQYADGITYGELFMENEKEMSAYYLEHASVEHLQKHFDFFEEESRFLLASGLPIPAYDQLLKTSHTFNILDSRGFVGVTERARYFGRMRSLARQCAQLWLKTRETLEYPLGVVSEPVSLVCPKELLEAAVKRVGDNSRLFVLEIGTEEIPPQDVVDASQQIKDLMLQFLDKQRLSHGEVEAFGTPRRLVVFVEDLCTKQEENEVEVRGPPASKAFDDQGNLTKAGVGFCRRYSVPLDALYRKVDGKTEYLYARIKESSRHAVEVLSEDLPNAIAKISFPKSMRWNSQVMFSRPIRWILALHGDVVVPFTFAGILSGNNSFGLRNSPSATFMVETAESYVDQIKDTGINIEIEKRKKTILEQSNALAKSVEGHVVFQEGLLNEVANLVEAPVPVLGEFKESFLELPSDLLTMVMQKHQKYFALTDANGKLLPYFIAVANGVIDEKVVRKGNEAVLRARYEDAKFFYELDTRKRFSEFRSQLKGILFHEKLGTMLDKMIRVQNMVEKLSLALKIDNNMHRVVKDAASLAMSDLATAVVTEFTSLSGIMARHYALRDGYSEQISEALFEITLPRFSGDLLPKTDVGIVLSIADRLDSLVGLFAAGCQPSSSNDPFGLRRISYGLVQVLVENDKDLDLKEALQLAADVQSFKVEADIVDNAHQFVIRRLEQFLVDKGTSSEVVRSILAERANIPSLAAKSAIKMDTLSKGKLFPKVIEAYSRPTRIVRGKNADSEVEVDEAIFETKEEKALWNAFLSVRSKINSGVDVDDFIDASSELLQPLEDFFNNVFVMVEDERIRNNRLAVLNKIADLPRGIADLSVLPGF